The following are from one region of the Gammaproteobacteria bacterium genome:
- a CDS encoding PEP-CTERM sorting domain-containing protein, producing MKNRFKYSAAIMLFVLCSSANASLITIETGFSAAGAQVDALAYQALVDSAVATPSFGYGSTTIPVYDNISNHSLFPSGSFTDIAFKSTVDFYVSPANAGAWQIRAGVDFGHGGAIFVDGVAYDFKTNDMWWAGSYSDSSQYLSINSLTLAAGHHTLNLYGLEGCCDGFQQAQFRIGGSGDFATFSANDTLSPIPEPETHAMLLVGLGLLFFSVRRKK from the coding sequence ATGAAAAATAGATTCAAGTATTCAGCGGCAATAATGTTGTTTGTGTTGTGCAGCAGTGCAAATGCCAGTTTGATTACGATTGAAACTGGTTTCTCCGCTGCGGGCGCGCAAGTCGATGCTTTAGCGTATCAAGCCTTAGTGGATAGCGCCGTTGCCACTCCATCGTTTGGTTACGGCAGCACAACCATTCCTGTGTACGACAACATATCCAATCATAGTTTATTTCCAAGCGGTTCATTTACTGACATTGCTTTCAAATCAACTGTCGATTTTTATGTGTCCCCAGCAAACGCTGGCGCTTGGCAAATTCGTGCAGGTGTTGATTTCGGCCACGGTGGTGCCATTTTTGTCGACGGCGTGGCGTACGATTTTAAGACAAACGACATGTGGTGGGCTGGCAGCTACAGCGATTCATCGCAATATCTGAGCATCAATTCATTAACGCTTGCTGCCGGCCACCATACGCTCAACCTATATGGACTTGAAGGTTGTTGCGATGGCTTCCAGCAAGCGCAATTCAGGATTGGCGGTAGTGGTGATTTCGCAACATTCAGCGCAAATGATACTTTATCTCCCATTCCGGAACCCGAAACGCATGCCATGCTGTTAGTTGGACTGGGATTGCTGTTTTTCTCGGTTCGCCGGAAAAAATAA
- the mfd gene encoding transcription-repair coupling factor, translated as MQQQYTLPTPGTVTRYAHFAGSSDALFLAQLAQQAKPVTIITANALDAQRLLEEIPYFAPELRTHLLPDWETLPYDTFSPHHDLVSERLATLYQVMTGACDVLIAPLTTALYRMLPREYLAAHTFFLKQGETLDVAALRSQLTLAGYSHVTQVFSPGEYSVRGGLIDLYPMGSPLPYRIDLMDNDIDTIRTFDVDTQRSIYPVKEIRLLPAREFPLDEAGRTFFRGNFREKFEGDPSKKQIYKDISKGGTPAGIEYYLPLFFEQTATLFDYLPDNTLLCLHHDVRPIIDEFWRDTQSRYQLMRGDSDRPLLPPTELFLTGDSFFGQIKPYARIELLVKPQDVKVTGENTSAPLPPVQVNRHAENPLEKLAIFIAQFKMTGGRVLLLAESMGRRELVAEYLQQYDLHPVVCQDFAAFLSSQEPFMLGVAPLHTGFVDEAAKVAFVTESELYATHMHGRRERESRKAITSTDNILRDLSEIKPGDPVVHEQHGIGRYLGLVSMDVGEGGPGELSEFLALEYEGGDKLYVPVSQLYLIGRYSGAAPESAPLHKLGSSQWDKAKRKAMQQVRDTAAELLNLYAQRAAREGHKFSLRQHDYEAFAEGFGFEETPDQAAAIKSVIEDLTSGKPMDRLICGDVGFGKTEVALRAAFIAVADGKQVAVLVPTTLLAEQHFQNFSDRFGLIADQWPVRIAELSRFRSAKEQTQALAGLGKGEIDIIIGTHKLIQKDVHFKNLGLVIIDEEHRFGVRQKEQLKKLRAEVDVLTLTATPIPRTLAMSLEGLRDFSIIATAPQRRLAIRTFVTSFSMGIIREACLRELKRGGQIYFLHNEVSSIQLMYEKLTGLLPEARINVAHGQMPERELEHVMRDFYQQRFNILLCTTIIETGIDIPSANTIIINNAHKFGLAQLHQLRGRVGRSHHQAYAYLLTPPEEALGGQAKKRLEAIQAMEELGSGFYLAMHDLEIRGAGAVLSESQSGEMQEIGFSLYSSMLDTAIQSLKQDKEPDMQHPLGVATEINLHVPALLPEDYCHDIHERLVLYKRMANCTDNDQLDDMQRELIDRFGLLPNPARALLDCHRLRIIAKPLGITRIDASADSIQVQFIPNPPIDPLKIIQLIQSSREYSLSGQDRLKILVKIEDVNKRVMRIKELMQKLG; from the coding sequence ATGCAACAACAGTACACTCTACCCACACCTGGCACCGTTACTCGTTATGCTCACTTCGCTGGCTCCAGCGATGCGTTGTTCCTGGCGCAGCTCGCGCAGCAAGCGAAACCGGTTACCATCATTACCGCCAATGCGTTGGATGCGCAGCGGCTGCTGGAGGAAATTCCCTATTTTGCGCCGGAATTGAGAACGCACTTGCTGCCGGACTGGGAAACGCTGCCGTACGATACCTTCTCGCCGCATCACGATCTGGTGTCCGAACGGCTGGCAACGTTGTATCAAGTGATGACCGGCGCATGCGACGTGTTGATCGCGCCGCTGACCACCGCGCTGTACCGCATGCTGCCGCGCGAATATCTCGCCGCGCACACGTTTTTTCTCAAGCAGGGTGAAACGCTGGATGTCGCCGCATTGCGCAGCCAACTGACTTTGGCGGGTTATTCGCATGTCACGCAAGTATTTTCGCCGGGCGAATACAGCGTACGCGGCGGTTTGATCGATCTGTATCCGATGGGCAGTCCGTTGCCGTACCGCATCGACCTGATGGACAACGACATCGATACCATCCGCACCTTCGATGTCGATACGCAGCGCAGTATTTATCCGGTCAAGGAAATCCGGCTGTTACCGGCGCGCGAGTTTCCGCTCGACGAAGCCGGGCGCACGTTTTTCCGCGGCAATTTCCGCGAGAAATTCGAAGGCGATCCGTCGAAAAAGCAGATTTACAAAGACATCAGCAAAGGTGGCACACCCGCCGGGATCGAGTATTATTTGCCGCTGTTTTTCGAGCAAACCGCGACACTGTTCGATTATTTGCCGGACAACACGCTGCTCTGCTTGCATCACGATGTCCGTCCGATCATCGATGAGTTTTGGCGCGATACGCAATCGCGTTACCAATTGATGCGCGGTGACAGCGACCGGCCGTTGTTGCCGCCAACCGAGCTGTTCCTGACCGGCGACAGCTTCTTCGGTCAGATTAAGCCGTACGCGCGCATCGAACTGCTGGTCAAGCCGCAAGATGTCAAAGTTACCGGCGAAAACACCAGCGCACCGCTGCCGCCGGTGCAAGTCAACCGGCATGCGGAAAATCCATTGGAGAAGCTGGCAATATTCATCGCGCAGTTCAAAATGACCGGTGGCCGGGTGTTGCTGCTAGCGGAAAGCATGGGGCGGCGCGAATTGGTCGCCGAGTATTTGCAGCAATACGACCTGCATCCGGTGGTTTGCCAGGATTTCGCCGCATTCTTGAGCAGCCAAGAACCTTTCATGCTCGGCGTTGCGCCGCTGCATACCGGCTTTGTCGATGAAGCCGCAAAAGTCGCGTTCGTCACCGAAAGCGAACTGTACGCCACGCACATGCACGGCCGCCGCGAACGCGAGTCGCGCAAAGCCATAACATCGACCGACAACATCCTGCGCGATTTGTCGGAAATCAAACCGGGCGATCCAGTAGTGCATGAACAGCATGGCATCGGGCGCTATCTCGGCTTGGTCAGCATGGATGTCGGCGAAGGCGGCCCCGGCGAGCTCAGCGAATTTCTGGCGCTGGAATACGAAGGCGGCGACAAATTGTACGTGCCGGTTTCGCAGCTATACCTGATCGGCCGCTACAGCGGCGCAGCGCCGGAATCGGCACCGCTGCACAAGCTCGGTAGCAGCCAATGGGATAAAGCCAAGCGTAAGGCAATGCAGCAAGTGCGCGACACTGCGGCGGAATTGCTGAATCTGTATGCGCAGCGCGCCGCACGTGAAGGCCACAAGTTCTCGCTGCGTCAGCACGATTATGAGGCGTTCGCCGAAGGTTTCGGCTTCGAAGAAACGCCCGACCAAGCGGCGGCGATCAAGTCGGTGATCGAGGATTTGACTTCCGGCAAGCCGATGGACCGGCTGATTTGCGGCGACGTCGGTTTCGGCAAAACCGAAGTGGCGTTGCGCGCCGCATTTATCGCAGTGGCCGACGGCAAGCAAGTCGCCGTACTGGTGCCGACCACGCTGCTCGCCGAGCAACATTTCCAGAATTTCTCCGACCGTTTTGGTCTGATCGCCGATCAATGGCCGGTCAGAATCGCCGAACTGTCGCGTTTCCGTTCCGCGAAGGAGCAAACGCAAGCGCTGGCCGGTCTCGGGAAAGGCGAAATCGACATCATCATCGGCACGCACAAACTGATTCAGAAAGATGTGCACTTCAAGAATCTGGGGCTGGTCATCATCGACGAGGAACATCGTTTCGGCGTGCGGCAAAAGGAACAGCTCAAAAAACTGCGCGCCGAAGTCGACGTGCTGACGCTGACCGCGACGCCGATCCCGCGCACGCTGGCGATGTCGCTGGAAGGGCTGCGCGATTTCTCCATCATCGCCACCGCGCCGCAGCGCCGCCTGGCGATCCGCACCTTCGTTACCAGCTTTTCCATGGGCATCATCCGCGAAGCGTGCTTGCGCGAACTGAAACGCGGCGGGCAAATTTATTTCCTGCACAACGAAGTCAGTAGCATCCAATTGATGTACGAGAAACTCACCGGACTGCTGCCGGAAGCGCGCATCAACGTCGCCCACGGGCAAATGCCGGAACGCGAACTGGAACACGTCATGCGCGACTTTTACCAGCAGCGCTTCAACATTCTGCTGTGCACCACCATCATCGAAACCGGCATCGACATCCCCAGCGCCAACACCATCATCATCAATAACGCGCACAAATTCGGCCTGGCGCAATTGCACCAATTGCGCGGCCGGGTCGGACGTTCGCACCATCAGGCTTATGCGTATCTGCTCACGCCGCCGGAAGAAGCGCTCGGCGGACAAGCCAAGAAACGCCTGGAAGCGATTCAAGCGATGGAAGAACTCGGCTCCGGCTTTTACTTGGCGATGCACGACCTGGAAATCCGCGGTGCCGGTGCAGTGCTTTCCGAATCGCAAAGCGGTGAAATGCAGGAAATCGGCTTCAGCCTGTACAGCTCGATGCTGGATACCGCGATCCAGTCGCTCAAGCAAGACAAGGAACCCGACATGCAGCACCCGCTCGGCGTCGCCACCGAAATCAACCTGCACGTGCCCGCGCTGCTGCCGGAAGATTACTGCCACGACATCCACGAACGCCTGGTGCTGTACAAACGCATGGCCAACTGCACCGACAACGACCAGCTCGACGACATGCAACGCGAACTGATCGACCGCTTCGGCCTGCTCCCCAACCCGGCGCGCGCCCTGCTCGACTGTCACCGCCTGCGCATCATCGCCAAACCGCTCGGCATCACCCGCATCGACGCCAGCGCCGACAGCATCCAAGTGCAATTCATCCCCAACCCGCCGATCGACCCGCTAAAAATCATCCAACTGATCCAAAGCAGCCGCGAATACTCACTCTCCGGACAAGATCGATTGAAAATTTTGGTAAAAATTGAGGATGTGAATAAGCGGGTAATGCGGATTAAGGAATTGATGCAGAAGTTGGGGTGA